From a single Bacillus pumilus genomic region:
- a CDS encoding DNA adenine methylase yields the protein MLDKEVLPFLTWAGGKRWLVKSYPEVFPSNFNRYIEPFLGSGSVFFHLKPQKAILSDINKDLIDTYMALKMDWQKVYKHLKIHQRKHSPEYYYKIRNYNPRKIETKAARFLYLNRTCFNGIYRVNKQGKFNVPLGSKQNVILSTDDFEEISNRLKHVSILNHDYEVVINMANKDDFIFVDPPYTVNHNDNGFIQYNEKLFSWADQIRLCEALVRARDRGAKIIMTNANHESVRNLYKEYCFEFKIVSRFSGISSKAKGRKKYEEIIVKSNF from the coding sequence ATGCTTGATAAAGAAGTTTTACCTTTTTTAACTTGGGCAGGAGGAAAAAGGTGGTTAGTAAAAAGCTATCCAGAAGTTTTTCCATCAAATTTCAATAGATATATCGAACCATTTTTAGGGTCTGGTTCAGTTTTTTTTCATTTAAAACCTCAGAAAGCTATTTTATCTGATATAAATAAAGATTTAATCGATACATATATGGCATTAAAAATGGATTGGCAGAAGGTATATAAGCATTTAAAAATTCATCAAAGAAAACACTCGCCTGAATATTACTATAAAATACGTAATTATAATCCTAGAAAAATAGAAACTAAAGCTGCCAGGTTCCTTTATTTAAATAGAACTTGCTTTAATGGCATCTACCGAGTTAATAAGCAAGGGAAATTTAATGTTCCGCTTGGTTCTAAGCAAAATGTAATTTTAAGTACAGATGACTTTGAAGAAATTTCAAATAGATTGAAACATGTATCTATTTTAAATCACGATTACGAAGTGGTAATTAATATGGCCAATAAAGATGACTTTATATTTGTTGATCCTCCTTACACCGTTAATCACAATGATAATGGATTTATTCAATATAATGAAAAACTTTTTTCGTGGGCCGATCAAATTAGACTTTGTGAAGCTTTAGTGAGAGCTCGTGATAGAGGTGCAAAAATTATAATGACAAATGCTAATCATGAATCTGTTAGGAATTTATACAAAGAGTATTGTTTTGAATTTAAAATTGTTTCACGTTTTTCTGGAATTTCATCAAAAGCCAAAGGTAGAAAAAAATATGAAGAAATTATTGTGAAATCTAACTTTTAA
- a CDS encoding DUF2200 domain-containing protein, producing MTKPKIYTMSFAKVYPLYIAKAERKGRTKAEVDTIICWLTGYSPEELQEQVDKQTDVETFFAEAPELHPSRSLIKGVICGVRVEDIEEETMKNIRYLDKLIDELAKGKKMEKILRDSS from the coding sequence ATGACCAAACCTAAAATTTACACAATGAGCTTCGCAAAAGTCTATCCTCTCTACATCGCAAAGGCAGAGAGAAAAGGACGAACGAAAGCTGAAGTCGATACGATTATTTGTTGGTTGACCGGGTACAGTCCGGAAGAGCTACAGGAACAGGTGGACAAACAGACAGATGTTGAAACTTTTTTTGCTGAGGCTCCTGAGCTTCATCCTTCCCGTAGCTTAATTAAAGGAGTCATCTGTGGTGTTCGAGTAGAGGACATTGAGGAAGAAACGATGAAAAACATTCGGTATCTAGATAAGCTGATTGATGAGTTAGCCAAGGGAAAGAAAATGGAAAAGATTTTGCGAGATTCGTCATGA
- a CDS encoding ABC transporter ATP-binding protein has protein sequence MNMLECHGLTKSYGRHEVLKDVSFSVGEVGCVGFLGANGAGKTTTIRILTGLARPTSGVVKVAGFDVTKDMDQISQVIGYCPQHPAFYQDMTGQEWMHWVGGLFHLEKNIIRSKTEELLKLCRVYEAKDRAIGSYSGGMKQRLAIAQALINSPKVLILDEPVSALDPMGRKDVLTLIERLKHEMLIFMSTHILDDIERVADHIIMINIGKVEMSSSMKQIKEDHTQPMIELQLEQQNPRLVALLKERDWVEECMETGDVYQVRVNDQSMALKELPRLITEADGVLLHYRLSKLTLEDIFMKVVNA, from the coding sequence TTGAATATGTTGGAGTGTCACGGGCTGACGAAATCGTATGGACGGCATGAAGTGTTAAAAGATGTCTCGTTTTCTGTTGGGGAGGTTGGATGTGTTGGCTTTTTAGGAGCCAATGGAGCGGGAAAGACAACGACGATCCGGATTTTGACGGGGCTTGCTCGTCCTACGTCTGGTGTTGTGAAGGTGGCAGGTTTTGATGTCACAAAGGACATGGATCAAATCAGTCAGGTGATTGGGTACTGTCCGCAGCATCCTGCATTTTATCAGGATATGACGGGGCAGGAGTGGATGCATTGGGTTGGCGGGTTATTTCATTTAGAGAAAAACATCATTCGTTCTAAAACAGAGGAGCTGTTGAAGCTTTGCCGTGTGTATGAGGCGAAGGATCGTGCCATTGGTAGCTATAGCGGAGGCATGAAGCAGAGGCTTGCCATTGCCCAGGCGCTCATCAACAGCCCGAAAGTCCTTATCCTGGATGAACCTGTGTCTGCACTTGATCCAATGGGAAGAAAAGACGTCCTGACTTTGATTGAGCGTTTAAAGCATGAGATGCTGATCTTTATGTCGACCCATATTTTAGATGATATTGAAAGAGTGGCGGATCACATTATCATGATCAACATCGGCAAAGTTGAGATGTCCTCTTCAATGAAACAGATCAAAGAAGACCATACCCAGCCCATGATTGAGTTGCAATTAGAACAACAGAATCCGAGACTAGTGGCTTTGTTAAAAGAACGGGATTGGGTGGAGGAATGCATGGAGACAGGAGACGTTTATCAAGTGCGAGTAAACGATCAATCAATGGCATTGAAGGAGTTGCCTCGTCTGATCACTGAAGCTGATGGTGTTCTCCTCCATTATCGACTATCTAAGCTGACGCTTGAAGATATTTTCATGAAGGTTGTGAATGCATGA
- a CDS encoding ATP-binding protein: protein MSAIQDLVSNAVLSNSPLKILKNFLDKQHQLHSAGVKQDYRFIGYVLDLGYDTAKIITSDPYKIAVGGIPRGSFLILAIDERDEQGNPIQTGLPPHFTLLRVKSVSSTPLSNQVQHTYFELHKKSMPELDIWTQAELQWGALECDVIGMFYPKPSDKNSVEFSGDVNNVVSAHKYKVFSPDNDLLDLILNGLVNKENQQELGVFRPTECQVGLLNNNYPELKISIEDFKGRRTAMFGKTRLGKSNVVKVLADAIIRTSTTTQNVGQLIFDINGEYANDNPQDGNKSLASAHTNNCIVYALNPRNPSFKELKLNFAEQPESALPIIKSFLERDNQTSNYIKSFGNIELPSILEIKSEADKGKKIRNIRKIQMFWAILKSAGFNLDESKLISLNLSSGQINKFNPGLKIDLRNEVYGGTPPASPSNLNDLIKEFSLLATFIQNNKSSDLLRGSSEPLFDQDAIALLNFLNPASGSGTQILTSYRHYHSPSAGDFITEIIQLLNDGKTVILDLGNASEDVRKYFSDMLSKAVFASQEDKFVSNTLSDHFIQLYFEEAHNLFPNNNKENTTVYHRFAKEGAKFHIGMVYSTQSPSTISQELLVQTENFFVGHLASTHEANALSKLQHTFNGLEDDIKKSRTPGYMRILTNSHRFVIPVQVKKFTV from the coding sequence ATGTCAGCTATTCAAGATTTAGTATCTAACGCAGTATTAAGTAATAGTCCCCTAAAAATATTAAAAAATTTCTTAGATAAACAACATCAACTTCATTCCGCTGGGGTAAAACAAGATTACCGTTTTATTGGATATGTTTTAGATTTAGGATACGATACGGCTAAAATTATTACATCGGATCCCTATAAAATTGCTGTAGGTGGAATTCCAAGAGGAAGTTTCCTAATTTTGGCTATAGATGAAAGAGATGAACAGGGAAATCCTATTCAGACTGGTTTACCCCCACACTTCACTTTACTACGAGTGAAATCTGTTTCTTCTACTCCTTTAAGTAATCAAGTACAGCACACTTATTTTGAACTTCATAAGAAATCAATGCCTGAATTAGATATTTGGACGCAGGCAGAATTACAATGGGGGGCTTTAGAGTGTGACGTAATTGGAATGTTCTATCCTAAACCATCTGATAAAAATTCGGTAGAGTTTTCTGGTGATGTGAACAACGTAGTAAGTGCTCATAAATATAAGGTGTTTTCTCCAGATAACGATTTGTTAGACTTGATACTTAATGGTCTAGTAAACAAGGAAAACCAGCAAGAACTTGGTGTATTTAGACCTACAGAGTGTCAAGTAGGATTATTAAATAACAATTATCCAGAATTAAAAATATCTATTGAGGATTTTAAAGGACGTCGTACGGCTATGTTCGGTAAAACTCGACTTGGTAAATCAAACGTAGTCAAAGTTTTGGCTGATGCTATCATCCGAACGTCTACAACAACACAAAATGTAGGCCAATTAATTTTCGATATTAATGGTGAATATGCAAATGATAATCCGCAGGATGGAAATAAATCACTCGCTTCAGCGCACACTAATAATTGTATAGTATATGCTCTTAATCCTAGAAACCCAAGCTTTAAGGAATTAAAACTTAATTTTGCCGAACAACCTGAAAGTGCACTGCCAATTATCAAATCATTTTTAGAAAGAGATAATCAAACTTCAAATTATATTAAGAGTTTTGGAAACATTGAACTCCCATCTATTCTTGAAATAAAATCCGAAGCTGATAAAGGAAAAAAAATAAGAAACATCCGCAAAATACAAATGTTTTGGGCTATTTTAAAAAGTGCTGGATTTAATCTAGATGAATCTAAATTAATAAGTCTAAATTTATCTAGCGGTCAAATAAACAAATTTAACCCTGGACTAAAAATAGACTTAAGAAATGAGGTTTATGGTGGTACTCCTCCAGCATCACCAAGCAACTTAAATGATTTAATAAAAGAGTTTAGCTTATTAGCAACCTTTATACAGAATAACAAGTCTTCTGATTTATTAAGGGGAAGTAGTGAACCTCTTTTTGATCAAGATGCCATTGCTTTATTAAATTTCTTAAATCCCGCTTCTGGATCTGGCACCCAGATTTTAACTAGTTATCGCCATTATCATTCCCCAAGTGCTGGGGATTTTATTACTGAGATTATTCAACTTCTTAACGATGGTAAAACAGTTATTTTAGACTTGGGGAATGCTTCGGAAGATGTTCGGAAATACTTTTCTGATATGTTATCTAAAGCCGTATTTGCTTCACAGGAAGATAAATTTGTTTCGAATACTTTGTCTGATCATTTTATTCAACTATATTTTGAGGAGGCTCATAATTTATTCCCAAACAACAATAAGGAAAATACAACTGTGTACCACCGATTTGCAAAAGAAGGTGCAAAATTCCATATTGGGATGGTTTATTCGACACAATCTCCTTCAACAATCAGCCAGGAATTATTAGTTCAAACCGAAAATTTCTTTGTAGGTCATTTAGCTTCTACACATGAAGCAAATGCATTATCTAAACTACAACATACATTTAATGGGCTTGAAGATGATATTAAAAAGTCTAGAACTCCTGGATATATGAGAATTTTAACAAATTCACATCGCTTTGTAATACCAGTTCAAGTTAAAAAGTTTACAGTTTAA
- a CDS encoding ABC transporter permease: MMMLKKEFRELFTSYKILYVPIIFTILMITQPITLKMLPDLLSKSANLPEGSTFYIPEPSAGEALASALSKFDSLGVFILIMIVMGTIAGERASGVTAMIMVKPISRLSYYVSKICAYACLTLFSLVVAVLASVYYVDIQFGHVDWVNVVKGTLLYYPNLLLIVVSTICASAFFTRSVTAGGVSLLINLILFTVPSFYEDALGKFAPKGVTSAAEEMIRGGTYSDQALTSFLGVSVLIGFFFFIGWFLFRKQEL, from the coding sequence ATGATGATGTTGAAAAAGGAATTTAGGGAGTTATTCACTAGTTATAAAATCTTATATGTACCGATCATTTTTACGATTTTAATGATTACGCAGCCTATTACGCTCAAAATGCTGCCGGATCTTTTATCGAAATCGGCTAATTTACCTGAAGGGTCTACATTTTATATACCAGAGCCTAGTGCTGGAGAGGCTTTAGCCAGTGCTTTGAGTAAATTTGATTCGCTTGGGGTGTTTATCCTGATTATGATCGTGATGGGGACGATCGCTGGTGAGCGTGCCTCTGGGGTGACGGCGATGATTATGGTGAAACCGATCAGTCGATTGAGTTATTATGTCTCGAAAATTTGCGCCTATGCTTGTTTGACTTTGTTTAGTTTGGTAGTGGCAGTGCTTGCCTCCGTTTATTATGTGGACATCCAATTTGGGCATGTGGATTGGGTCAATGTGGTTAAAGGCACGCTTCTTTATTATCCAAACTTATTGCTGATTGTGGTATCGACCATTTGTGCTTCGGCATTCTTCACGCGTTCCGTCACAGCTGGCGGTGTATCGCTTTTGATCAACCTTATTCTATTTACCGTTCCTTCATTTTATGAGGATGCATTAGGGAAGTTTGCACCTAAAGGCGTGACAAGTGCGGCCGAGGAAATGATTCGTGGTGGAACTTATTCGGATCAGGCGCTTACAAGCTTTCTAGGTGTATCGGTATTGATTGGTTTCTTTTTTTTCATTGGATGGTTTCTTTTTAGAAAACAAGAATTATAG
- a CDS encoding ABC transporter ATP-binding protein, with the protein MIEIKNVKKEFIQGQERTEVLKGVDLTVEEGEFVAVMGPSGSGKSTLLQLLGGLDLPTGGEILIDEHQLSEMNEKERTIFRRKQIGFVFQNYQLLPTLTVEENVAFPLHADGHLTKENQQTVAELLDAVGLNGLGRKRASLLSGGQQQRVAIARALVNQPSVLLADEPTGNLDRHRAEDILALMCKFNRESKQTIIMVTHDIFAAGFADRIILFKDGVIDQVISRKDDDYAQYVANFMA; encoded by the coding sequence ATGATTGAGATCAAGAATGTAAAAAAGGAGTTCATTCAAGGCCAGGAGCGGACTGAGGTACTGAAGGGCGTTGATTTGACGGTAGAAGAAGGGGAATTTGTAGCGGTCATGGGGCCGAGTGGCTCTGGAAAAAGTACATTGCTTCAGCTGTTAGGCGGGCTTGATCTGCCTACTGGTGGGGAGATTTTGATAGATGAGCACCAGTTAAGTGAGATGAATGAGAAAGAGAGAACGATTTTTCGCAGAAAACAGATTGGGTTTGTGTTTCAAAATTATCAGCTGCTGCCTACGTTAACTGTCGAAGAGAATGTGGCGTTTCCGCTGCATGCAGATGGACATTTAACAAAGGAGAATCAACAGACGGTTGCAGAACTGTTAGATGCTGTTGGCTTGAATGGGCTTGGGCGAAAACGGGCTAGTTTGCTGAGCGGCGGGCAGCAGCAGCGTGTAGCGATTGCAAGGGCTCTAGTCAATCAGCCATCAGTGCTGTTAGCGGATGAGCCGACGGGGAACTTGGACCGACATAGAGCAGAAGATATTTTGGCGTTAATGTGCAAGTTTAATCGAGAAAGCAAGCAGACAATCATCATGGTGACGCATGATATTTTCGCAGCGGGATTTGCGGATCGAATCATCCTTTTTAAAGATGGTGTCATTGATCAAGTGATTTCTAGAAAGGATGATGATTATGCTCAGTATGTGGCGAATTTCATGGCGTAA
- a CDS encoding PLD nuclease N-terminal domain-containing protein, with amino-acid sequence MDMKMILPLILLQAILMVIGLFDLLKRDPSRIRGEVKWVWALVIVFVASAGPIAYFIFGRKQS; translated from the coding sequence ATGGATATGAAGATGATTTTACCTCTCATTTTGCTGCAAGCCATTTTAATGGTGATTGGTTTGTTCGATTTGTTGAAAAGAGATCCATCGAGGATCAGAGGAGAGGTGAAGTGGGTTTGGGCTTTGGTGATTGTGTTTGTGGCGAGTGCCGGTCCTATTGCGTATTTCATTTTTGGTCGTAAACAATCTTAG